A window of Halalkalibacillus sediminis contains these coding sequences:
- the rocF gene encoding arginase — protein sequence MNKKISILGAPITIAQPNGGVDLGPDAIRHTGLVKRLESLNLTIRDYGNIPVPNNGTDKINPETNLKNLEKVALGNEMIAEKVKEVSESGDFPLILGGDHSIAIGSIAGLHDQFKDLGVIWYDAHADLNSGDTSPSGNIHGMSLGVNIGFGNERLTSIRGKQPKLKPENIVIMGARSIDDGEKELIGERGIKVFTVHDIQQKGIEKVMVEAINYLKDRVDGIHLSLDVDGIDPAHTPGTGTPVEGGPSYRETHYAMSLLHDSNLLTSADVVEVNPLLDEGNKTAEVARDMIAAFLGEKYK from the coding sequence TTGAATAAAAAGATAAGTATATTGGGTGCTCCAATTACGATCGCTCAACCGAATGGTGGAGTTGATTTAGGTCCAGATGCGATCCGACATACTGGGCTAGTGAAACGTCTGGAGTCTTTAAACTTAACAATTAGAGATTATGGAAACATTCCTGTCCCAAACAATGGTACAGATAAAATTAATCCAGAAACAAATTTAAAAAACCTTGAAAAAGTGGCGCTAGGAAATGAAATGATTGCCGAAAAAGTCAAAGAAGTAAGCGAAAGCGGAGATTTCCCATTGATTTTAGGTGGCGATCACAGTATTGCTATTGGGTCTATAGCAGGTCTCCATGATCAATTTAAAGACTTAGGTGTTATTTGGTATGACGCACATGCAGATTTAAATAGCGGGGACACTTCCCCTTCAGGAAATATTCATGGAATGTCTTTAGGTGTAAACATCGGTTTTGGAAATGAAAGGTTAACTAGTATTCGTGGAAAACAACCGAAGTTGAAACCAGAAAACATTGTCATAATGGGAGCTCGCTCGATAGATGATGGTGAAAAAGAACTGATCGGGGAACGAGGTATAAAAGTTTTCACAGTTCATGATATTCAACAAAAAGGCATTGAAAAAGTTATGGTCGAAGCGATCAATTATTTGAAAGATCGTGTAGATGGAATACATTTGAGTTTGGATGTAGATGGCATTGACCCTGCACATACTCCTGGTACAGGGACACCAGTTGAAGGTGGACCTAGTTACCGTGAAACGCATTATGCAATGAGTCTTCTTCACGATTCAAACCTTTTAACCTCGGCTGATGTGGTGGAAGTTAACCCGTTACTCGATGAAGGTAATAAAACAGCTGAAGTTGCTCGTGATATGATCGCGGCATTTTTGGGTGAAAAATATAAATAA
- the sigW gene encoding RNA polymerase sigma factor SigW, whose product MDFWLSQQIKQIKKGNNEAFGELIDLYQQKIYQHCYRMLGNHHDAQEIAQETFFKAYKNIHTFKKQKKFSPWLYRIATNLAIDYMRKKKPISILDNEIKGSEQLTMLDQIESNEPSPDQAFEKKATNEELQYHLLQLPEKYRAVIVLRYIQELSLQEIADILDLPLGTVKTQIHRGRDVLKKILHESVRS is encoded by the coding sequence ATGGATTTTTGGCTGAGTCAACAAATCAAGCAAATTAAAAAAGGGAATAATGAAGCATTCGGTGAATTGATTGATTTGTATCAGCAAAAAATCTATCAGCACTGTTACCGCATGTTGGGGAACCATCACGATGCACAAGAGATAGCACAAGAAACCTTTTTTAAAGCATATAAAAACATTCATACTTTCAAAAAGCAGAAGAAATTTTCACCTTGGCTGTACCGTATCGCTACGAACTTAGCCATTGATTACATGCGCAAAAAGAAACCAATCAGTATCTTAGATAATGAAATTAAAGGTTCTGAACAATTGACGATGCTCGACCAAATAGAATCGAATGAGCCTTCTCCTGACCAAGCATTTGAGAAGAAAGCAACGAATGAGGAGTTACAATATCATTTGCTTCAGTTACCTGAAAAATACCGAGCTGTGATTGTTTTGCGTTACATACAAGAACTATCCCTACAAGAGATTGCAGACATTCTTGACCTACCGCTAGGGACTGTGAAAACACAAATACACAGAGGTAGAGATGTCTTGAAAAAAATTCTCCATGAATCAGTAAGGAGCTGA
- a CDS encoding anti-sigma factor family protein has translation MACTNEQHSRIHRYFDREMTHSEEIELKHHLMECEECQRDFQELKKVHDDLSAMESIEAPDDLKSNIMQQLPEQTKVKRYSKSLKEHPFITAAAVFLLMMFATCIVQYQADQQISLSKHENVKIEGDTVIVPEGEVIEGDFVVKNANVVLKGRVNGNLTLVNSTLIDEESHHFEGTFSSVNHHVTGDVIEVNEFFGWVNHRVQSNVKDLITLVTP, from the coding sequence ATGGCATGTACGAATGAACAACATTCACGTATTCATCGATATTTTGATAGAGAAATGACTCACAGCGAAGAAATTGAACTTAAGCACCATTTGATGGAATGTGAAGAATGCCAGAGAGACTTCCAAGAACTGAAAAAAGTACATGATGATTTATCAGCAATGGAATCCATCGAGGCTCCTGATGATCTGAAGAGCAATATCATGCAGCAACTACCTGAACAAACTAAAGTGAAACGCTATTCTAAATCATTAAAAGAGCACCCATTCATAACGGCAGCGGCGGTATTTCTCCTAATGATGTTCGCTACCTGTATTGTTCAGTATCAGGCGGATCAGCAAATCTCTTTATCCAAGCATGAAAATGTGAAGATAGAGGGTGACACAGTGATCGTCCCAGAAGGTGAAGTGATTGAGGGAGATTTTGTCGTGAAAAATGCTAATGTCGTTCTTAAAGGAAGGGTTAATGGTAACTTGACTTTAGTAAATAGCACGCTTATTGATGAAGAAAGTCATCATTTTGAAGGCACTTTCAGTTCAGTCAACCATCATGTCACAGGCGATGTTATCGAAGTGAATGAGTTCTTTGGATGGGTCAACCATAGGGTTCAATCCAATGTGAAAGATTTAATTACATTAGTTACCCCTTAA
- the cdaA gene encoding diadenylate cyclase CdaA, with protein MSWEELDLLNLLRNMVDIAIVWFVIYKLFTLIQGTKAVQLLKGIFVVLGIWFFSSILGLSTVQWLVYQAINWGFLAVIILFQPELRRALEQLGRGSFFGRSSTSEEKDISETIEAILRSCNYMGKRRIGALISIERETGMGDYIETGVPVNGRLTSELLTNIFIPNAPLHDGAVVIRGNEIVAAACYLPLSESPFISKELGTRHRAAMGVSEVTDALTIIVSEETGSISCTKNGELHRKLDEDALRNILQKELNPNLDSASSKSWNWRGKRDG; from the coding sequence ATGTCCTGGGAAGAACTGGATTTATTGAATTTACTACGGAACATGGTCGATATTGCGATCGTATGGTTCGTTATATATAAACTTTTTACATTAATACAAGGTACAAAAGCCGTTCAATTACTGAAGGGTATTTTTGTTGTGCTTGGTATATGGTTTTTTAGTTCTATCTTAGGATTATCAACAGTCCAGTGGTTGGTATATCAAGCGATTAACTGGGGTTTTCTAGCAGTTATCATTCTATTCCAACCAGAGCTTAGAAGAGCTCTCGAACAATTAGGACGAGGTAGTTTCTTCGGTAGAAGTTCTACTTCAGAGGAGAAAGATATAAGCGAGACAATTGAAGCAATTTTAAGATCTTGTAATTACATGGGAAAGAGAAGGATTGGAGCTTTGATTTCAATCGAACGCGAAACTGGTATGGGGGATTACATAGAGACAGGAGTACCTGTCAATGGTCGCCTAACCAGTGAATTACTCACCAATATTTTCATCCCGAATGCTCCTTTACATGATGGTGCGGTAGTGATTCGAGGAAACGAGATCGTAGCAGCTGCATGTTATTTGCCTCTAAGTGAAAGTCCTTTCATCTCAAAAGAATTAGGAACCCGTCACCGCGCTGCAATGGGGGTCAGTGAAGTCACAGACGCTCTAACCATCATAGTATCTGAAGAAACGGGAAGTATTTCTTGTACGAAAAATGGGGAGCTTCATAGGAAGTTAGATGAGGATGCTTTAAGAAACATCTTACAAAAAGAACTGAACCCTAACCTAGACTCGGCTTCATCTAAGTCATGGAACTGGAGGGGGAAGCGAGATGGATAA
- a CDS encoding YbbR-like domain-containing protein, whose product MDKWIKSPWFTRVVSLFLALLLYMTVYLDEANTQRSADTFLPSGSEDSEIVENVPLQVLLDGEEYVVRGVPDTVNVTLEGPRSVITQAKRQQNFDIQIDLNDLGPGTHEVEVQHSGVPNQLSIFIDPRTIEVTLEERETMTLPVELDYVGRNGVDDSEVFASEPIITPSEVEVTGPKSIIERVAMVKAIVGFADLAQDGLAQNIPVKVYDTEGNELNVFVEPSNVNVEADVSISDKRYPITFEKTGQLSEDLVLQSINVNPVSATLFGTDERIDEITRLEPINVDLSEITETTTREVELPLPSGTTKIEPEKVEVEVVVEEAIEEVYEQVEIDIENLEDREITFIDPNEPEVDLTVIGTEDVLENLDINDIKVWINVEDFVEGEGYADIEVEGPEDIRVRTSEERVRIRIE is encoded by the coding sequence ATGGATAAGTGGATTAAAAGCCCTTGGTTTACGAGAGTCGTTTCGTTATTTTTAGCATTGTTGTTGTACATGACTGTTTATTTGGATGAGGCTAATACTCAACGATCGGCAGATACATTCTTACCCTCTGGGTCTGAGGATTCGGAAATTGTTGAAAATGTGCCACTTCAGGTGCTTTTGGACGGTGAGGAATATGTTGTACGAGGAGTCCCTGATACTGTAAACGTTACCTTAGAGGGTCCGCGAAGTGTAATTACTCAGGCTAAAAGGCAACAGAACTTTGATATACAAATCGACCTGAATGATTTGGGTCCTGGAACTCATGAAGTAGAAGTACAGCATTCTGGCGTACCGAACCAATTATCTATATTCATCGATCCTCGCACAATAGAAGTTACTCTTGAGGAACGCGAAACTATGACCTTACCTGTTGAACTGGATTATGTAGGTCGTAATGGTGTGGATGATTCTGAAGTTTTCGCCTCAGAGCCTATAATAACTCCATCTGAAGTGGAGGTAACAGGTCCTAAGTCAATCATCGAGAGGGTGGCGATGGTTAAGGCTATTGTCGGGTTTGCTGACTTAGCTCAAGATGGACTAGCACAAAACATCCCGGTGAAAGTATATGATACAGAAGGAAATGAATTGAATGTATTTGTGGAGCCATCAAATGTCAACGTTGAGGCAGACGTTTCGATCAGTGATAAAAGGTACCCAATAACATTTGAAAAAACTGGCCAATTGAGCGAAGATCTAGTTCTTCAGTCAATAAACGTCAACCCAGTTTCTGCGACTCTATTTGGTACAGATGAGCGCATAGATGAGATTACTAGATTAGAACCAATAAACGTTGATTTATCAGAGATAACAGAGACCACGACTAGGGAAGTGGAATTACCTCTCCCTTCAGGAACAACTAAAATAGAGCCTGAAAAAGTCGAAGTTGAAGTGGTTGTTGAAGAAGCTATAGAAGAAGTATATGAACAGGTTGAAATTGACATTGAAAATTTAGAAGATAGAGAGATTACTTTTATCGACCCAAATGAACCAGAAGTTGATTTAACAGTAATTGGCACTGAAGATGTGTTAGAGAATCTCGACATAAACGACATAAAAGTATGGATCAATGTCGAAGATTTTGTTGAAGGTGAAGGTTATGCAGACATCGAAGTAGAAGGACCTGAAGACATCAGAGTGAGAACAAGTGAAGAACGAGTAAGAATCAGGATCGAATAA
- the glmM gene encoding phosphoglucosamine mutase → MGKYFGTDGVRGVANTELTPELAFKLGRYGAYALTKNSTEKSKLMVGRDTRVSGEMLEGALIAGVMSVGVEVMRLGVISTPGVAYLTKVSGAEGGVMISASHNPVEDNGIKFFGSDGFKLSEAQENEIEGLLDAELDELPRPVGAEVGRIEDYFEGGQKYLQHLKQTVDHDFDGVKIVLDCAHGATSSLASHLFADLEADTLAIGASPDGYNINDGYGSTNPEKLRETVIEQKADIGLAFDGDGDRLIAVDEKGNVIDGDKIMYICAKYFKEQGRLKQDTLVTTVMSNIGLYRALDELEIANLKTSVGDKYVMEEMRKHDYNLGGEQSGHIIFLEHNTTGDGMLSALQLVNVMQDKEKSLSELAGEMTKFPQVLKNVRVTNKQEVQMSQVVNDEIDRVENELGDKGRVLVRPSGTEPVVRIMVEAPTKDECEKYVEQVVKVVEQSYGLEQ, encoded by the coding sequence ATGGGAAAATATTTCGGGACAGACGGCGTCCGAGGGGTTGCCAATACTGAATTAACACCAGAACTAGCATTTAAGTTAGGAAGATACGGAGCTTACGCTTTAACAAAAAATTCTACTGAAAAATCAAAATTGATGGTAGGAAGAGATACGAGAGTTTCTGGCGAAATGTTAGAAGGGGCTTTGATTGCAGGTGTTATGTCTGTAGGAGTGGAAGTGATGCGTTTAGGTGTCATCTCCACACCAGGAGTTGCTTACTTGACTAAAGTTTCCGGAGCTGAAGGAGGCGTCATGATTTCAGCTTCCCATAACCCTGTAGAGGACAACGGAATCAAGTTCTTCGGATCAGATGGTTTTAAACTTTCAGAAGCTCAAGAAAATGAAATTGAAGGTCTACTAGATGCTGAACTTGATGAGCTTCCTCGTCCGGTAGGAGCTGAAGTTGGACGGATTGAAGATTATTTCGAAGGCGGACAAAAATACCTTCAACACCTGAAGCAGACAGTAGATCACGATTTTGATGGAGTGAAAATCGTACTCGACTGTGCCCATGGTGCGACTTCATCCCTTGCTTCTCATCTATTTGCGGATTTAGAAGCGGATACGTTAGCAATTGGTGCATCTCCAGATGGGTACAATATTAACGATGGATACGGTTCAACTAACCCTGAGAAACTTCGTGAAACGGTGATCGAACAAAAGGCAGATATTGGTCTAGCTTTTGATGGTGATGGAGATCGCCTAATCGCGGTGGATGAGAAAGGCAATGTCATCGATGGCGATAAAATCATGTATATTTGTGCTAAATATTTTAAAGAACAAGGTCGCTTGAAACAGGATACACTTGTGACGACCGTTATGAGTAATATAGGACTATATAGAGCGCTTGATGAATTAGAGATTGCTAACCTTAAAACATCTGTCGGAGATAAATATGTGATGGAAGAAATGCGAAAGCACGATTACAACCTTGGGGGCGAACAGTCCGGCCATATCATTTTCTTAGAACATAACACTACAGGAGACGGTATGCTTTCAGCTCTCCAACTTGTGAATGTTATGCAGGATAAAGAAAAGTCATTATCTGAGTTAGCTGGAGAAATGACGAAATTCCCGCAAGTATTGAAAAATGTCCGTGTAACGAATAAGCAAGAGGTACAGATGAGTCAGGTTGTTAACGATGAGATTGATCGTGTAGAAAACGAGCTAGGCGATAAAGGTCGCGTACTTGTACGCCCTTCAGGTACGGAACCAGTTGTTCGTATCATGGTGGAAGCACCAACTAAAGATGAATGTGAAAAATATGTAGAACAAGTGGTAAAAGTAGTAGAACAATCATATGGTTTAGAACAATAG
- the glmS gene encoding glutamine--fructose-6-phosphate transaminase (isomerizing) — protein MCGIVGYIGNQDSKEILLNGLEKLEYRGYDSAGIAVRSSNDVNVFKVKGRIATLREAVDNSVETTTGIGHTRWATHGEPSATNAHPHQSTSERFTLVHNGVIENYLELKKEYLGDIQFASETDTEIIVQLIEHFAKETGDTLEAFRKTVSKLHGSYALAVMDNENPDVLYVAKNKSPLLVGLGDEYNVVASDSMAMLQVTDQFVELMDEEIVIVKKDNVTIQQLDGTVMSREPFTAELDASDIEKGTYPHFMLKEIDEQPFVMRRIIQEYQDDQDNIKLDEDVRQAVADCDRIYIIAAGTSYHAGLIGKEFLEKIAQVPTEVHIASEFSYNMPLLSEKPLFVFISQSGETADLRSVLVEVNKLGHKALTITNVQGSTLSRESHYTLLLHAGPEIAVASTKAYTAQMAVLAILAVDTAQAKGLTLDFDPMKELGIVANAIEALCDQNEKLEQVAKDYLSTTRNCFFIGRGLDYHVGLEGALKLKEISYIQAEGFAGGELKHGTIALIEEGTPVIALATQEHVNSSIRSNVSEVVTRGANACIISLEGLEREGDEIILPSVHTLLAPLVSVVPMQLISYYAALHRDCDVDKPRNLAKSVTVE, from the coding sequence ATGTGCGGAATTGTAGGTTATATTGGAAATCAAGATTCAAAAGAAATTTTATTGAACGGCCTTGAAAAGCTTGAGTACCGTGGTTACGACTCAGCTGGGATTGCTGTTCGTTCATCTAATGATGTGAATGTTTTCAAGGTAAAAGGTCGTATTGCGACACTTCGTGAAGCGGTTGACAATAGTGTGGAGACTACAACTGGTATCGGTCACACTCGTTGGGCGACACACGGGGAGCCGAGCGCAACGAATGCTCACCCTCACCAAAGTACAAGCGAACGATTCACATTGGTTCACAACGGCGTAATCGAAAATTACCTAGAATTGAAAAAAGAATACCTAGGTGATATTCAATTCGCAAGTGAAACTGATACAGAAATCATTGTTCAGTTAATCGAGCATTTTGCTAAAGAGACTGGTGACACGCTTGAAGCTTTCCGCAAAACGGTAAGCAAGCTGCACGGTTCTTATGCATTAGCTGTTATGGACAATGAAAATCCAGACGTTTTATATGTAGCAAAAAATAAAAGTCCATTACTTGTCGGCCTTGGCGACGAATACAATGTCGTAGCAAGTGATTCAATGGCTATGCTTCAAGTAACAGATCAGTTTGTCGAGTTGATGGATGAAGAAATCGTTATCGTTAAGAAAGACAATGTGACGATTCAACAACTAGACGGGACGGTAATGTCTCGTGAACCATTCACAGCAGAACTTGATGCAAGTGACATCGAAAAAGGAACTTATCCTCATTTCATGTTAAAAGAAATCGACGAGCAACCATTCGTTATGCGTCGTATCATCCAAGAATACCAAGATGATCAAGATAACATTAAACTAGATGAAGATGTACGCCAAGCAGTAGCTGATTGTGACCGCATCTATATCATAGCAGCAGGTACCAGCTACCACGCAGGATTAATCGGAAAAGAATTTTTAGAGAAAATCGCGCAAGTACCAACAGAAGTACACATTGCGAGTGAATTCTCATACAATATGCCACTACTGTCTGAAAAGCCACTATTCGTGTTCATTTCACAAAGTGGTGAAACAGCAGATTTACGTTCTGTACTAGTAGAAGTGAATAAGTTAGGACACAAAGCACTTACGATCACAAATGTGCAAGGTTCTACCCTTTCTCGCGAATCGCATTACACACTACTACTACACGCAGGACCAGAAATCGCTGTAGCATCTACAAAAGCATATACAGCTCAAATGGCTGTCTTAGCAATCTTAGCGGTCGACACAGCACAAGCAAAAGGTCTGACATTAGACTTCGATCCGATGAAAGAGCTAGGAATAGTAGCGAATGCCATTGAAGCTCTATGTGACCAAAATGAAAAGCTAGAACAAGTAGCAAAAGATTATCTATCAACGACACGTAATTGCTTCTTTATCGGACGTGGATTAGATTACCACGTTGGGTTAGAAGGTGCGTTGAAATTGAAAGAAATCTCTTATATTCAAGCTGAAGGCTTTGCTGGAGGAGAACTCAAGCACGGTACGATTGCATTGATAGAAGAAGGTACTCCAGTAATTGCACTAGCGACACAAGAGCATGTGAACAGCTCGATTCGAAGCAACGTATCAGAAGTTGTTACTCGCGGAGCTAATGCGTGTATCATCAGTCTTGAAGGATTAGAGCGTGAAGGAGACGAAATCATCCTTCCAAGCGTTCATACGTTACTAGCACCGTTAGTATCAGTTGTACCAATGCAATTAATCTCTTATTACGCTGCACTTCACCGCGATTGCGACGTTGATAAGCCGAGGAATCTGGCAAAATCAGTTACGGTTGAGTAA
- a CDS encoding HNH endonuclease, whose amino-acid sequence MAPKEQHLALSSGVGLAGFAVTNFWDYGWEAIDCFKEEIIDSVIKPTKVTAIHHYLSFFQDIYEEIDTMSKNGDDIRQVYEFIVRTLNEVNLSSDLPEPDFDKCSDQHGHFDCGCTEVIEKWIDYASDNSTKINDLIVHSAFQFIFQDRNFLHDFHFKLSELIEKEMNYIMRKYPECLTQKKKLRRQNFPVWLKQAVFYRDKGTCVICRCDLSNLIRSQNQIHIDHIIPLNVNGTNDASNMQLLCDSCNTSKGDRSTETSSINVPFWNL is encoded by the coding sequence ATGGCTCCAAAAGAACAACATTTAGCTCTTAGCTCTGGAGTTGGTCTAGCTGGATTTGCAGTAACGAACTTTTGGGATTATGGCTGGGAAGCTATTGACTGTTTTAAAGAAGAGATTATTGATAGTGTAATTAAGCCAACTAAAGTAACAGCTATTCATCATTACTTGTCTTTTTTTCAAGATATATATGAAGAGATTGATACCATGAGTAAAAATGGTGATGATATAAGACAAGTATATGAGTTTATTGTAAGAACACTTAATGAGGTTAATTTATCTTCAGACCTACCAGAGCCAGACTTTGATAAGTGTAGTGACCAACATGGACATTTTGACTGTGGATGTACTGAAGTTATTGAAAAATGGATAGATTATGCGAGTGATAATAGTACAAAGATAAATGATTTAATCGTTCACTCAGCTTTTCAGTTTATTTTCCAAGACAGAAACTTTCTCCATGATTTTCATTTTAAACTTTCTGAGCTTATTGAAAAAGAAATGAACTACATAATGAGGAAATATCCAGAATGTTTAACTCAAAAGAAAAAGCTAAGACGACAAAACTTCCCAGTATGGTTAAAGCAAGCTGTTTTTTATAGAGATAAAGGAACTTGTGTAATTTGTCGTTGTGACCTTTCTAATTTGATAAGAAGTCAGAACCAAATTCATATTGACCATATCATTCCTTTAAATGTTAATGGTACAAACGACGCTTCAAATATGCAATTATTATGTGATAGCTGTAACACCTCTAAAGGAGACCGTTCAACTGAGACTAGCTCAATTAATGTTCCATTCTGGAATTTGTAG
- a CDS encoding DUF5677 domain-containing protein: protein MNKEEKIQYANYLIEEITTKFLHKDKPYIIMEGYEYFREVVTLYAKQSNLLESALLLIENSHAEEAYVLVRSMLNNTMLIDYLCNDHNGERYRNYKIQPTKAELSFLYDIKKALKNDWLKETPQELDKKIKEYENLLKSEGFTTKKKIKGKHREVVDRRLLNIKEMALTDELLFAHYMMFYREGSKYEHSDISSLVIYRKPIKELPNTGAFILDMSRTDPLLEEKLLNLAITMYSLTFIRLLQHITNKQGHLISDERKPELAKLALIIKSNNFNFPYSNQENDLNKEEE from the coding sequence ATGAATAAAGAAGAAAAAATCCAATACGCTAATTATTTAATAGAAGAGATTACTACAAAATTTCTTCATAAAGATAAACCATATATAATTATGGAAGGCTATGAGTATTTTCGTGAAGTGGTTACACTTTACGCTAAACAATCGAATTTATTGGAAAGCGCTTTACTACTTATTGAAAATAGTCACGCTGAGGAAGCTTATGTTTTAGTAAGATCGATGCTAAACAATACAATGTTAATTGATTATCTATGTAATGACCATAATGGAGAAAGATATCGAAATTATAAGATACAGCCAACTAAAGCTGAGCTTTCATTCCTTTATGATATTAAGAAGGCTTTAAAAAATGACTGGTTAAAAGAAACACCTCAAGAGTTAGATAAAAAAATAAAGGAATATGAGAACCTTCTTAAGAGCGAGGGCTTTACAACTAAAAAGAAAATAAAAGGTAAACATAGAGAAGTTGTTGATAGAAGACTTTTGAATATAAAAGAAATGGCTTTAACTGACGAGCTTTTATTTGCTCATTACATGATGTTTTATAGAGAGGGGAGCAAGTACGAGCACTCAGACATTTCTTCATTAGTAATTTATAGAAAACCTATCAAAGAGCTTCCTAACACTGGTGCTTTTATTTTGGACATGTCAAGAACTGATCCACTACTTGAGGAGAAGTTGTTGAACCTTGCAATTACAATGTACTCTCTTACTTTCATAAGACTGTTGCAGCATATTACAAATAAACAAGGTCACTTAATATCAGATGAAAGAAAACCAGAGTTGGCAAAGCTCGCTTTAATTATAAAATCTAACAATTTTAACTTCCCGTATAGTAATCAAGAAAATGATTTAAACAAAGAGGAAGAGTAA